ACTTTCCCCCGTTAAGAGAAACTACCGCAAAAGCCTCTCTTCGGCCCAAATACTGTTGTTGCCAGACTATTAGCGGGCCAAACGGACCCGGCGCGATCCGGGCAAGAACGATCGGGTCAAAGCCCTCAGTAATTTTTATCAGTGATCTGTTCTTTGCCGAATATAAAAATAATCGATAGCGATCCGGATATTTGCTGGAAGTGCTGAAAACCAGATCGCACCCGTTTTGACCGTCGGAAGCGAGGGCCAGTCGGCCGATGGTTTCCCCGGTTGGGGTGATCAATTCCGGTTCCAGCCAGGTTTCTCCCTGATCGTTTGAACTGGCCAGGCAGATGGAGTCGTTTTTTTGCCAGGCGGCAAAGAGGTTTCCACCGCTGGCCAATATTTTAGGGTTTTTACCGGTCTTAGATAACGATCGTGTTTCAGAAAAGTTGAAATTGTTTCCGCTGGTCTTTGAGAGAAAAACCTCTTTTGAGGTTTGATGGATCAAATAGTATTTCAAAGCGGTTTGATCAGCTGCCAGATCAAAAGCCTCGGCGGAGAAGGAAAGGGTTATTGGCTGGCTGAATGAGCTTCCCAGGTCAAGAGATCTGGCAAGTTTAATGTTTTTTCCTTCCAGCCAGCTTTGCAGAAGGTTACCCGAATGGTCAATATATATTTCAGGGGCCGCACAAGCGTTGCTGACCAGGAAAAATATTGATATTAAGCCTAATTTCAACCTCACGCGCGAATTTTAGCATTCTTTACTTGGTATATCAAATCAGCTATAATCACAAAAAATGATAAAAAAACCATCAAAGATCGTTATTGTTGGAGCGGGGCCTGTTGGCTGCTACTTAGGGCAACTGCTCAAGCAGCATGGCTTTGATCCGCTGATCCTGGAAGAGCATCCGGAAGTAGGAAAACCGGTCCAATGCGCCGGTATTGTTGGCCGTGGACTATTTGAGGATATGCGGATCCCGCTTTCACACCGATCGATCCTGAACATCATTGATGGCTCTCTCGTTTCCTACCGGGAGAGATCATTTGAGCTGCACCGCCCCAAAGTCGCCTACATTGTTGACCGGGAACTTTTTGACAAGGAATTGAGCCATAAGCTGAATATTGAGTACAATGCCAGGCTTAACGATATTAAACGGATCAAGGATGGTTATATTCTGGAAACGACTAACGGAGAATATTTTACCGAGATCGTTGTCGGCGCCGACGGACCTAATTCCCGGGTTAGAAAAGGGCTGGCCTTCCACTCGGAAATGCGCTTGTACCGGGGCTATCAATATCGCGCCAAAATGGAGATGGCCAAGCTTAACCAGGTGGTGACCGACTATAATGTCCCATTCTCTCTGTTCAACTGGGTGATCCCTGAAGGGGAGAACGGACTGGTCAGGATCGGTTCCATTTCAAACAATCCTTATCAGGACCTGAATAGTTTTATTGAGCGCCAGGGATATAAGTTCGAACTGGTCGAGAAAAATGCCGGCGCGATCCCGATCGGGACCTGTCAGCTGGTTAAAGAATGGGCCGCCCTGGTAGGGGATGCCGCCTGCCAGATCAAGCCGATCACTTCCGGCGGCATCTATTACGGACTGAAGTCGGCCGAATTGCTGGCTGATGCCATTAAAGCGGGAAATCTTTCTCAGTACGAGGTCCGCTGGGGAGAAGAATTTGGCCAGGAGGTCAAGACCTGCCTTTTGATCAGGAACGTCCTGGAGAATATGGACGAAAAGGTGCTGGCCAAGGTCTTTGACTATGTCCGGGAAAATGCCAAAGTCATTGAGAAAATGGGAGATTTTGAGAACCATTCCTCGGTTGTTTGGGGGCTGATCTCCAACCCGAGGACCTATTCGACGGTTGGGACGGTCATGATGGGGATGCTCAAGAACCCGAAATTCCTGATGCAGTCGCTTTTAAAATATCCGCGGGGCAAATGATCAAGAAAATATCAAGTGTTTTGATTGTACTGGCTGTGGTGGGGGTTGGTCTATACCTGGCTCACCCCCTGATCCTTCCCGGCCTGGCTGATTTTTTAATAGTTAAAGATCAAATAGAGAAAGCCGATATGATCATTGTTTTGGCGGGCGATTATAACGGCGAAAGAGTAAGACAGGCGGCCCAGCTTTATAACCGGGGATACGCGCCGGTTATTTTGATGTCGGGAGGACCGGTCGCCTGGAAGCTGACTTACGCCGCTAACATGAAGTACGAAGCGATCGCCCTTGGTGTTCCGGCCAAAGCGATATTACTTCAGGACAAGTCGCTCTCAACGATCGAAGATGCCCGGTTCAGCTTGCCGATCGTTCAGGAGAAAAAGGCTTTTTCGGTAATTGTAGTCACTTCACCGCAGCATTCCAGGCGGGCGGCCAGGGTCTTTCGCAAAATATTTGAGCCGGAAAAGATCAAGGTCATGCTTTATCCGGTTGGCAACAGCAGTTTTAATCCCGATAAATGGTGGACAAAGCATGAAGAGAGTTCGGCGATCCTTTGGGAATATGGCTCGTTAGTCTTTTATTTTATGAAGGGGTACTGAGAAACCCTCACCCCTAACCCCTCTCCCAGAGGGAGAGGGGGAGTTAGTGATATAGTTAAAGTAGTGATAGGTAAACTAGAATAAAGGAGTTGCTATGAAAGTTGGTTTTGGTTACGATGTCCATAAGCTGGTCAAAGGGCGGCCGCTGATCATTGGCGGCGTGGAGATCCCTCATGAGAAGGGGCTTCTTGGCTGGTCGGATGCTGATGTCCTCCTGCATGCCATTATTGACGCGATGATCGGGGCGCTGGGGGAAGGGGATATTGGGGCGCACTTCCCGGCAGGCAATCCGGAGTACAAGGGGATCTCCAGCCTGAAATTACTGGAGTTTGTCAATGAGCTTCTGCGGAGCCGAGGCTATTCGATCGCCAATATCGATTCGACGATCGTGGCGGAAGAGCCTTATTTCGCTCCCCATATCCCGGAAATGCGCAAGGTGATCGCCGGGAAGTTGGATATTCCCGAATCGGCGGTCAATGTCAAAGGGAAGACCGAAGAGAAGCTTGGTTTCACCGGATCAAAAAAGGGGATCAAAGCGTACGCGGTTTGTTTGGTGCATAAGGAAATAAAATAGTGAAACTTGGGGTAAATATTGATCACATAGCGACTCTGCGAGAGGCTCGAAAAGAGTCTTTTCCCGACCCCTTGTCGGCGGCTAAAGAGGCGCTATCCGGTGGGGCGGACGGAATAGTTTGCCATTTGCGTGAGGACCGGCGTCATATCCAGGAGAGGGATATTCTCGGCTTGAAAAAGATGAAGGTCAGGCTCGACCTGGAAATGGCTCCCACTGCGGCGATGCTCGCTTTTGCCCTGAAGATCAAGCCGGAAATGGTTACCCTGGTCCCCGAGAAGCGCCTGGAGATCACGACCGAAGGGGGGCTTGACCTGCTAGCGTCAAGAACGAAGCTTGCGAAGATGGTCCAAAGGTTAAAGAAGGCCGGGATCGTTGTGAGCCTGTTTATCGATCCGGATATAGGACAGATCAAAGCGGCGGCTGAACTGGGGGCCGATTTTATTGAGCTTCATACCGGCTGTTTTGCCAGGGCGTCGTATGTCAAAGGGAAAAGCGGCACCACCCAGAAGGAATTGGCAAAACTGAAGAGAGCGGCTCAACTAACCCTATCACTTGGACTGAGGGTTAATGCCGGACACGGGCTTGATTATCACAATGCCGCTGCGATAGCGAAGATCAAAGGGGTAGAAGAATTAAACATCGGGTTTTCGATCATTGCCAGAGGGCTGTCTGTCGGGATAAGAACGGCCACGGCAGAAATGAGGAGGATTATCAAGTGAAGATCGCATTAGCTTCGGACCATGCCGGATTTGCCATGAAGGAGCGGGTAAAACAACATTTTGCTGAAAAAGGCATTG
This window of the Candidatus Margulisiibacteriota bacterium genome carries:
- a CDS encoding NAD(P)/FAD-dependent oxidoreductase, whose protein sequence is MIKKPSKIVIVGAGPVGCYLGQLLKQHGFDPLILEEHPEVGKPVQCAGIVGRGLFEDMRIPLSHRSILNIIDGSLVSYRERSFELHRPKVAYIVDRELFDKELSHKLNIEYNARLNDIKRIKDGYILETTNGEYFTEIVVGADGPNSRVRKGLAFHSEMRLYRGYQYRAKMEMAKLNQVVTDYNVPFSLFNWVIPEGENGLVRIGSISNNPYQDLNSFIERQGYKFELVEKNAGAIPIGTCQLVKEWAALVGDAACQIKPITSGGIYYGLKSAELLADAIKAGNLSQYEVRWGEEFGQEVKTCLLIRNVLENMDEKVLAKVFDYVRENAKVIEKMGDFENHSSVVWGLISNPRTYSTVGTVMMGMLKNPKFLMQSLLKYPRGK
- a CDS encoding YdcF family protein, with the translated sequence MIKKISSVLIVLAVVGVGLYLAHPLILPGLADFLIVKDQIEKADMIIVLAGDYNGERVRQAAQLYNRGYAPVILMSGGPVAWKLTYAANMKYEAIALGVPAKAILLQDKSLSTIEDARFSLPIVQEKKAFSVIVVTSPQHSRRAARVFRKIFEPEKIKVMLYPVGNSSFNPDKWWTKHEESSAILWEYGSLVFYFMKGY
- the ispF gene encoding 2-C-methyl-D-erythritol 2,4-cyclodiphosphate synthase is translated as MKVGFGYDVHKLVKGRPLIIGGVEIPHEKGLLGWSDADVLLHAIIDAMIGALGEGDIGAHFPAGNPEYKGISSLKLLEFVNELLRSRGYSIANIDSTIVAEEPYFAPHIPEMRKVIAGKLDIPESAVNVKGKTEEKLGFTGSKKGIKAYAVCLVHKEIK
- a CDS encoding pyridoxine 5'-phosphate synthase, with the protein product MVKLGVNIDHIATLREARKESFPDPLSAAKEALSGGADGIVCHLREDRRHIQERDILGLKKMKVRLDLEMAPTAAMLAFALKIKPEMVTLVPEKRLEITTEGGLDLLASRTKLAKMVQRLKKAGIVVSLFIDPDIGQIKAAAELGADFIELHTGCFARASYVKGKSGTTQKELAKLKRAAQLTLSLGLRVNAGHGLDYHNAAAIAKIKGVEELNIGFSIIARGLSVGIRTATAEMRRIIK